One region of Girardinichthys multiradiatus isolate DD_20200921_A chromosome 1, DD_fGirMul_XY1, whole genome shotgun sequence genomic DNA includes:
- the LOC124872387 gene encoding DNA (cytosine-5)-methyltransferase 3B-like encodes MDFVKAEERQMSDVICLTSEDDEDVMYMSTEQKSEQRETSMKEEEVQLQQIQCVEPAKSAVDKLISGNDLVNFIRTNFYDDVYSADPKDVAQAVTDRPYCVYLYVGVELGGGQSTSILLIGYFDESSCESVVKLLHTLQMSTDSTDPQHPTNMDTDAMARVADSDAWLLVEALRKYELPLSNLVAFYCSTPQPGLSRVFVSRLQAFSPKFLSLCSIPGIAERTCHAGIMASFNHVVDLIRDIHLHYSTCSSINDSLKEVFADAGLYIPPRPGSVQCVFIAHSVQKMAARWQDLLEYFKSLKETETSNRIRSWLMDDIVRLQFLFLSHSLEPLRALQELQQSNTASLTMELQQMSIILHSYTASIYQTSAVDRFLWKREWDLLPSEQLLPVDEVNVGSLASDFMRALGPSLREQNRRSFLKDAQTFYKVALQSFVESIPGPLGDVALRNIGLVLKNPQSITEKSFPWQVLSVMGAQLGLCTVGPSEVELAHNCCRFMKLTREQSGSDECSSWVKILNRMSTWPTLHKLFLTLLALPSSLHRTQVFAKAYRNIKIPPNREKTPKASPQVEKWRQRSPIVRRKLPSLEGLREVRDDGSSSEDDKSPAGKPLTYNKVKHYGSVEETDYTDNSSDVIDVTEGSIKSLTGQLMMTKTSERFKQGEFIFTVTSDEEDQSWDSTAKIPDSEEFPEKSIGELVWGQIEGFSPWPGIIIPFKGQGQLPQKRMVEWYGQRMCSQASVASLKPFAAFSQYFCANSFATLVTYRDAILSSLQEAALRCEKQFSPLLQDGEELLKHMLDWAFGGFQPSGPDGLKPKKGVVKTPTRPKVKKKLFAKTNQTFTPSDPTKNKSENSILMKHVSISLNKLSCSPRDASSSSKTNGNNGLDSLEKRSKPLNPEMEKEGKGGSQMENDKLKEEWEKMNSRWQRKKGKGSFRGGKSLKKSYSWFYGLDDDMSPDFVPQKKRNYTRTYKGVNQPSSEYTQPDQKLREKTIKTIMDLQLNIEDFCLCCGTKDIQISHPLFKGSLCLKCKDNFTETLYRYDDDGYQSYCTICCYGMEVILCGHDGCHRSYCEDCLNILAGPGTFDSLKVLDPWICYLCQPHQPHGALVPREDWRFRVQELFANNSAMEFEPHRVYPSIPTKLRRPLRVLSLFDGIGTGYLVLKDLGFKVEKYVASEVCEDSVAVATINHDGKIIHVGDVRFITEELIEKWGPFDLLIGGSPCNDLSIVNPLRKGLYEGTGRLFFEYYRILQLLKPKEDDPRPFFWLYENVVFMNTHDKVNICRFLECNPVLVDAVKVSPANRARNFWGNIPGMSRPIIASQKDKLNLQDCLELGREARVTKVRTITTNPNSLKQGKDVSLLPVMQNGREDILWITELEKIFGFPKHYTDARNMNRQQRQKLLGKAWSVPVIRHLFAPLKEYFACEELAPLATPCMSTSSSYTIPSSPNSPDLQQLR; translated from the exons ATGGATTTCGTCAAAGCGGAAGAACGGCAGATGTCAGATGTAATCTGTTTGACATCGGAAGATGATGAGGACGTGATGTACATGTCGACGGAGCAGAAATCTGAACAGAGGGAGACTTCaatgaaggaggaggaggtccAGCTGCAGCAGATCCAGTGTGTGGAACCAGCAAAATCTGCTGTGGACAAACTGATTTCTGGGAATGATTTGGTGAATTTCATCAGAACAAACTTCTATGACGATGTTTACTCAGCAGACCCAAAAGACGTTGCGCAGGCCGTTACAGACAGGCCTTACTGTGTGTACCTGTATGTAGGGGTGGAGCTGGGTGGAGGACAGAGCACCAGCATCCTGCTCATCGGCTACTTTGACGAAAGCTCATGTGAAAGTGTGGTGAAGCTGCTACACACTCTGCAGATGAGCACTGACAGCACCGATCCGCAGCACCCCACTAACATGGACACAGATGCCATGGCGCGTGTTGCTGATTCCGACGCATGGCTGCTGGTTGAGGCCCTGAGGAAGTATGAACTTCCGCTGTCCAACCTCGTGGCGTTCTACTGCAGCACTCCACAGCCGGGCCTCAGCCGGGTGTTTGTGTCCAGGCTCCAGGCTTTCAGCCCAAAGTTCCTGTCCCTCTGCAGCATCCCTGGGATAGCAGAGAGAACCTGCCATGCTGGAATCATGGCTTCCTTCAACCACGTGGTGGATCTGATTAGAGACATCCATCTCCATTACTCTACCTGCTCTTCCATTAATGACAGTCTGAAAGAGGTGTTCGCTGATGCAGGGCTGTATATCCCGCCTCGTCCAGGCTCAGTACAGTGTGTGTTCATAGCCCACAGCGTGCAGAAGATGGCCGCCCGTTGGCAGGATTTGCTGGAGTATTTTAAGTCCCTGAAGGAGACGGAGACTTCGAACCGGATCAGGAGCTGGCTGATGGACGACATAGTCAGGCTGCAGTTTTTGTTCCTTTCCCACTCTTTGGAACCCCTCAGAGCTCTCCAGGAGCTGCAGCAGTCCAACACAGCAAGCCTGACCATGGAGCTCCAACAGATGTCCATTATTCTGCACTCCTACACAGCCAGCATCTACCAAACATCTGCCGTCGATCGCTTTCTTTGGAAGCGGGAATGGGATCTGCTTCCCAGTGAGCAGCTGCTTCCTGTGGATGAGGTGAATGTAGGCTCGCTTGCTTCAGACTTCATGCGGGCCTTGGGTCCAAGtctgagagaacagaacaggaGAAGTTTCCTAAAGGATGCCCAGACTTTCTATAAAGTAGCTCTGCAGAGTTTTGTGGAGAGCATTCCAGGTCCGCTGGGGGACGTGGCTCTGAGGAATATTGGACTGGTGCTGAAAAATCCACAAAGTATAACT GAAAAAAGTTTTCCCTGGCAAGTGTTGTCAGTGATGGGTGCTCAGCTGGGTCTCTGCACTGTTGGACCTTCAGAGGTGGAGCTGGCGCACAACTGCTGCCGTTTCATGAAGCTCACAAGGGAACAGAGCGGGAGTGATGAATGTAGCAGCTGGGTAAAG attttaaacagaatgagtACCTGGCCTACTTTACACAAGCTGTTTCTGACCCTGCTGGCCCTGCCCAGCTCCCTGCACCGGACCCAGGTGTTTGCTAAG GCATACAGGAACATCAAAATTCCTCCCAACAGGGAGAAAACTCCCAAAGCCTCACCTCAGGTGGAGAAGTGGCGACAGAGATCACCCATCGTCAGGAGGAAACTACCTTCCCTGGAAGGTCTCAGAGAGGTGAGAGATGATGGGAGTTCATCAGAGGATGACAAGAGTCCTGCAGGGAAGCCTTTAACATATAACAAGGTGAAACATTACGGCAGTGTGGAGGAAACGGACTACACAGACAATTCTTCAG ATGTGATCGATGTTACAGAAGGGTCCATAAAGTCTTTGACAGGCCAGCTGATGATGACAAAAACAA GTGAAAGATTTAAACAGGGAGAGTTTATTTTCACTGTGACAAGTgatgaagaggatcagagctgggaTTCAACGGCCAAAATACCGGATTCTGAAGAGTTTCCAGAAAAATCCATT GGGGAGCTGGTCTGGGGTCAGATAGAGGGCTTCTCCCCGTGGCCCGGCATCATTATTCCCTTCAAAGGACAGGGGCAGCTTCCACAGAAGAGGATGGTGGAGTGGTACGGACAGAGAATGTGCTCTCAG GCTAGTGTGGCGTCTCTGAAGCCATTCGCTGCCTTTAGCCAGTACTTCTGTGCCAACTCGTTTGCAACCCTCGTCACCTACCGAGACGCCATCCTCTCATCCCTGCAG GAGGCAGCCCTGCGCTGTGAAAAGCAGTTTTCTCCTTTGCTTCAAGATGGTGAAGAGCTCCTGAAGCACATGCTGGACTGGGCGTTTGGAGGCTTTCAGCCCTCTGGTCCAGATGGACTCAAACCTAAAAAAG GTGTCGTTAAAACACCCACCAGACCAAAGGTGAAGAAGAAACTTTTTGCAAAAACCAACCAAACTTTTACCCCTTCCGACCCAACAAAGAACAAGAGTGAAAACAGCATTCTGATGAAACATGTGTCCATCTCACTCAACAAACTGTCATGCAGTCCCAGAGACGCATCTTCCAGCTCCAAAACCAATGGGAATAATGGACTGGATTCTCTGGAAAAAAGGTCCAAACCACTGAATCcagagatggagaaggaaggaaAGGGAGGATCCCAGATGGAGAATGACAAGTTGAAAGAAGAATGGGAAAAGATGAACAGCAGATGgcaaaggaaaaaaggaaagggAAGTTTTAGAGGGGGAAAGAGCCTGAAGAAGAGCTACAGCTGGTTTTATGGATTAGATGACGACATGTCACCAGATTTTGTACCACAAAAGAAGAGGAACTACACCAGAACGTACAAAGGGGTCAACCAGCCGAGCAGCGAGTACACGCAGCCAGACCAGAAACTCCGAG AGAAGACCATCAAAACTATCATGGACTTACAGCTCAACATAGAAG ACTTCTGTTTGTGTTGTGGGACCAAGGACATCCAGATATCCCACCCCCTCTTCAAAGGCAGCCTCTGCTTGAAGTGCAAA GATAATTTCACTGAGACCTTGTATCGCTATGATGATGATGGGTACCAGTCCTACTGTACCATCTGTTGCTATGGGATGGAGGTCATCCTGTGTGGACATGATGGCTGCCACAG GTCTTACTGTGAGGACTGTCTGAACATCCTGGCTGGCCCAGGGACGTTTGACTCTCTGAAGGTCCTGGACCCGTGGATCTGTTACCTCTGTCAGCCTCACCAGCCACACGGTGCTCTGGTTCCCAGGGAGGACTGGAGATTTCGCGTTCAGGAGTTATTTGCCAACAACAGCGCAATGGAGTTT GAGCCTCACCGTGTCTACCCATCTATCCCCACCAAACTGCGCAGACCTCTCCGGGTTCTGTCACTGTTCGACGGCATCGGGACAG GCTACTTGGTGCTGAAAGATCTCGGCTTCAAGGTTGAAAAATATGTGGCCTCCGAGGTTTGTGAGGATTCAGTTGCCGTGGCGACCATTAACCATGATGGGAAGATCATTCATGTTGGAGATGTCCGCTTCATCACCGAGGAGCTG ATTGAGAAGTGGGGTCCATTTGACTTGTTGATTGGCGGCAGCCCCTGCAATGACCTCTCCATTGTGAATCCACTTAGGAAAGGCCTCTATG AAGGCACTGGCAGACTCTTTTTTGAGTACTACCGCATCCTGCAGCTGCTGAAGCCCAAAGAGGACGATCCCCGGCCGTTCTTCTGGCTGTACGAGAACGTGGTCTTCATGAACACGCACGATAAAGTCAACATTTGCCGATTCCTCGAG TGTAACCCTGTGCTGGTGGATGCAGTCAAAGTGAGTCCTGCTAACAGAGCTCGAAACTTCTGGGGAAACATTCCTGGAATGAGCAG GCCCATCATAGCCTCCCAGAAGGATAAGTTGAACCTACAGGACTGTTTAGAGCTCGGTAGAGAGGCCAGG GTAACCAAAGTGAGAACAATCACCACCAACCCAAACTCCCTGAAGCAGGGGAAGGATGTGTCTTTGCTGCCTGTCATGCAGAATGGAAGAGAGGACATCCTCTGGATCACTGAGCTGGAAAA GATTTTTGGGTTCCCCAAACATTACACTGACGCGAGGAACATGAACCGACAGCAGAGGCAGAAGCTTCTGGGCAAGGCGTGGAGCGTACCGGTCATTCGTCACCTCTTTGCCCCTCTGAAGGAGTACTTCGCCTGCGAGGAGCTCGCTCCCTTAGCCACGCCCTGCATGTCCACCTCCAGCTCCTACACCATCCCTTCGTCACCGAACTCTCCAGACCTGCAGCAGCTGAGATAG
- the mapre1b gene encoding microtubule-associated protein RP/EB family member 1b: MAVNVYATSVTSDNLSRHDMLVWINESLQMNLTKIEMLCTGAVYCQFMDMLFPGSVPLKKVKFGAKLEHEYIHNFKLLQVGFKKMGIDKIIPVDKLVKGKFQDNFEFVQWFKKFFDANYDGKEYDPVAMRQGQDAMPSPAPSALNKLPKKTPNQAPQKPPVAKVAPKLAPAGTRKQGMGGGDEERAELINEIEILKSTIQDMEKERDFYFGKLRNIELICQEKEGEGDPTLQRIIDILYATDEGFIIPDAEEQEEF; the protein is encoded by the exons ATGGCTGTGAATGTGTACGCAACGTCAGTGACCAGCGACAACTTGAGTCGACATGACATGCTGGTGTGGATCAACGAATCTCTCCAGATGAACCTCACCAAGATAGAAATGTTATGTACAG GTGCCGTCTACTGCCAGTTCATGGACATGCTGTTCCCCGGCTCGGTGCCTCTGAAGAAGGTGAAATTTGGCGCCAAGCTGGAGCATGAATACATCCATAACTTCAAGCTTCTGCAAGTTGGTTTCAAAAAGATGGGGATTGACAAA ATCATTCCAGTTGACAAACTGGTAAAGGGGAAGTTCCAGGACAACTTCGAGTTCGTCCAGTGGTTTAAGAAGTTCTTTGATGCCAACTACGATGGGAAGGAGTATGACCCAGTGGCAATGAGACAGGGGCAGGATGCCATGCCCAGTCCTGCCCCATCAGCTCTCAACAAACTTCCCAAGAAGACGCCGAATCAAG CTCCCCAGAAGCCACCGGTTGCAAAAGTGGCACCAAAGTTGGCTCCTGCTGGTACAAGGAAACAAGGGATGGGCGGTGGAGATGAAGAGAGGGCAGAGCTCATTAATGAG ATAGAGATTCTGAAATCTACCATTCAGGAcatggagaaggaaagagacttttattttggtaaGTTGAGGAACATTGAGCTGATTTGCCAGGAGAAGGAAGGAGAGGGCGACCCCACACTGCAGAGGATCATCGACATCCTCTACGCCACAGAT GAGGGTTTCATAATTCCAGATGCCGAAGAGCAGGAGGAGTTTTAA